One Mycolicibacterium fortuitum subsp. fortuitum genomic window carries:
- a CDS encoding ATP-binding cassette domain-containing protein, translated as MTNPAVELADLSIGYRHRRQVSTVATGLDAQARRGELTVLIGPNGAGKSTLIRTLAGLQPALGGQVLLDGTDLTKLPRDELARRVGVVLTERIDPGLLSARELVGLGRIPHLGLAARLGRADEEIVDWALAATGAGHLASRSAAELSDGECQRVLTARALAQQPGLLILDEPTAFLDVSARAALFGLLRKLARDQQLAVVLSTHDLELALRVADRVWLMDRSGTLTDTIGEELMVSGRISAMFGNDTLHFDPASGMFTIVDDGDHRTARIEAAEPLRSAVTRVLSREGWRDGDSAEIILTATDVDTIAVRTMAGAEIVALRDLPQLLRSVPAGSHRCVQADQVASALAQLSTVSSYFAVSTGQIPDGDWRPVAQLYTDEQLLAGVVERVRERIGAPDLRVAVSTFYLGFAARLWSIGLGGLAEHGLLVDLHRDQLWFSESGGSVRLHLRHPIAWRAAGSERLLVDMVLRDHLTPLAAAVRRLGPISQRLLLGNAASALLGAARALSRHRGGELAAEPGWILARGLFDDERLSGTISFNGSSTDYRRTSCCLFYRTPDAGLCGDCTLTHKPETDSRLEKGST; from the coding sequence ATGACCAATCCTGCAGTCGAATTGGCCGACCTGAGCATCGGATACCGCCACCGCCGCCAGGTCAGCACCGTGGCCACCGGACTCGATGCGCAGGCCCGCCGCGGCGAGCTCACCGTGCTGATCGGCCCCAACGGCGCCGGCAAATCCACCCTGATCCGGACCCTGGCCGGGCTGCAGCCGGCGCTCGGGGGCCAGGTGCTGCTCGACGGGACCGACCTGACCAAGCTGCCTCGTGACGAACTGGCCCGACGGGTCGGCGTGGTCCTCACCGAACGGATCGACCCGGGCTTGCTGTCGGCGCGGGAACTGGTGGGGCTGGGCCGAATTCCGCACCTGGGCCTGGCCGCCCGGCTGGGTCGCGCCGACGAGGAGATCGTGGACTGGGCACTGGCAGCCACCGGCGCCGGGCACCTGGCGTCGCGGTCGGCCGCGGAACTGTCCGACGGCGAGTGCCAGCGGGTGCTGACCGCGCGTGCGCTGGCCCAACAACCCGGCCTGCTGATCCTCGACGAGCCGACCGCATTCCTGGATGTGTCCGCGCGGGCCGCGCTGTTCGGACTGCTGCGCAAGCTGGCCCGTGACCAGCAGCTGGCGGTGGTGCTGAGCACCCACGACCTGGAACTGGCATTGCGGGTCGCCGACCGGGTGTGGCTGATGGATCGGTCGGGCACCCTCACCGACACCATCGGCGAGGAGCTCATGGTGTCCGGGCGCATCTCGGCGATGTTCGGCAACGACACGCTGCACTTCGACCCGGCCAGCGGCATGTTCACCATCGTCGACGACGGCGACCATCGCACCGCTCGCATCGAAGCCGCTGAACCCTTGCGTTCGGCAGTGACGCGCGTGCTGTCCCGGGAGGGCTGGCGGGACGGAGACAGCGCCGAGATCATCCTCACCGCAACCGATGTCGACACCATTGCCGTGCGCACCATGGCCGGTGCCGAGATAGTGGCACTGCGTGACCTGCCGCAGCTGCTGCGGAGCGTGCCCGCCGGCTCGCACCGCTGCGTGCAGGCCGACCAGGTGGCGTCGGCGCTGGCGCAACTATCCACGGTCAGTTCCTATTTCGCGGTGTCCACCGGGCAGATCCCGGACGGCGACTGGCGCCCGGTCGCCCAGCTGTACACCGACGAGCAGCTGCTGGCCGGCGTGGTCGAGCGGGTCCGGGAGCGCATCGGGGCACCGGATCTGCGCGTCGCGGTGTCGACGTTCTACCTAGGTTTCGCCGCCCGGCTGTGGTCGATCGGTCTGGGCGGGCTCGCCGAACACGGCCTGCTGGTGGACCTGCATCGTGATCAGCTCTGGTTCAGCGAATCCGGCGGCTCGGTGCGCTTGCACCTGCGCCATCCCATCGCCTGGCGGGCAGCCGGTTCCGAACGACTGCTGGTCGACATGGTCTTGCGTGATCACCTGACACCGCTGGCCGCCGCGGTCCGACGGCTCGGCCCGATATCGCAGCGGCTGCTGCTCGGCAATGCCGCCTCCGCGCTCCTGGGCGCCGCCCGTGCGCTGAGCCGGCATCGCGGCGGTGAACTCGCGGCCGAGCCGGGCTGGATTCTCGCACGCGGCCTGTTCGACGACGAACGGCTGAGCGGCACAATATCTTTCAATGGATCGAGCACCGATTATCGGCGCACCAGTTGCTGCCTGTTCTATCGCACGCCCGACGCCGGGTTGTGCGGTGATTGCACGCTGACCCACAAACCCGAGACCGATTCACGTTTGGAGAAGGGATCCACATGA
- a CDS encoding DUF7676 family protein yields MTDTTAEIVADPPIVDTEDRGREQVWPLPTDQDSLLDLLHLCFDEYWDEIWFGIIMQGAAWEVAAPNAPRKIAMLDGYATIDFGRWHFHLCIGKHRASGRELGQIRRCSRAELYRSIGKEGNPMSWGVRLYNGRDEQMMTVMLPNPFLTNDQQIRDEPEWGQLELWDKLRDKYLGLGPDPLDRSGKQIRCGG; encoded by the coding sequence ATGACTGACACCACCGCTGAGATCGTCGCCGATCCGCCGATCGTCGACACCGAAGACCGTGGCCGCGAACAGGTGTGGCCGTTGCCCACCGATCAGGACAGCCTGCTGGATCTGCTGCACCTGTGCTTCGACGAGTACTGGGACGAGATCTGGTTCGGGATCATCATGCAGGGTGCCGCCTGGGAAGTGGCCGCGCCCAACGCACCACGCAAGATCGCGATGCTCGACGGTTATGCCACCATCGATTTCGGTCGCTGGCACTTCCACCTGTGCATCGGCAAGCACCGCGCCAGCGGCCGCGAGCTGGGCCAGATCCGCCGCTGCAGCCGCGCCGAGCTGTACCGCTCGATCGGCAAGGAAGGCAACCCGATGTCGTGGGGGGTGCGGCTCTACAACGGGCGCGACGAGCAGATGATGACGGTGATGCTGCCCAACCCGTTCCTCACCAACGACCAGCAGATCCGCGACGAGCCCGAGTGGGGCCAGCTGGAACTGTGGGACAAGCTGCGCGACAAGTACCTCGGGCTGGGCCCAGACCCGTTGGACCGCAGCGGAAAACAGATCCGCTGCGGGGGCTGA
- a CDS encoding PPE family protein translates to MPAPVWAASPPEVHSSLLSAGPGAGSLLASAAAWSTLAADYNSIAEELTAVLGAVQSEIWMGPSAEAYVAANGPYLAWLRRAEAQATSTAAALQTAAGAYASALAAMPTMAELAANHAAHAVLVGTNFFGVNTIPIALNEANYARMWAQAAAVMTTYEATADASVTSVPQLEAAPPMLKVEPAMLKTLDSADSAPETAPEAPQWFTDFAKWLEGFVPQAPYPDSSQYPLYVELQEFFNKIGYTGIPDPLADFFAGLQNGSNLLPPIGVPGSWLGWTGNPLSYLNPATLAYIFSVPLDPVSYIVFTSKVIIDDLIAVLYTALFNPQALGVVIPLVMVEIIGSTIGNTIQLLNYTITQTALLPVLLPALAATTALAPVGVVGGLGVGALAHHATTEAVVPPPSPAPPSAGLTMAQPSPSAPAPAPAPTPAPPPTPTPTPAPAPPPAPPPTPAGPPSVSMPAYGYMVGGLDMGARRAAGSRTRKKAASKPAADEADVAEPEEDAAAPRHRRRREKVGMHGRGHKYMYLDQDLAPDPVAMPSDRGAGSLGFAGSAPREGTAPPAGLAKLAGDEFGGGAVSPMLPNTWPADGDNG, encoded by the coding sequence TTGCCTGCCCCGGTCTGGGCGGCGTCGCCGCCTGAGGTCCATTCGTCCTTGTTGTCCGCCGGCCCCGGCGCCGGCTCATTGCTGGCCTCCGCCGCAGCGTGGTCCACATTGGCGGCGGACTACAACTCCATCGCCGAAGAGCTGACCGCAGTACTGGGCGCAGTCCAGTCCGAGATCTGGATGGGCCCATCCGCGGAGGCGTACGTGGCCGCCAACGGCCCCTATCTGGCGTGGCTACGACGCGCCGAAGCCCAGGCCACGTCGACGGCCGCCGCGCTGCAGACCGCCGCCGGGGCCTATGCCAGCGCCCTGGCGGCCATGCCGACCATGGCTGAGCTGGCCGCCAACCACGCCGCACACGCGGTGCTGGTGGGCACGAATTTCTTTGGTGTCAACACCATTCCGATAGCGCTGAACGAGGCCAACTATGCGCGGATGTGGGCACAGGCCGCCGCGGTGATGACCACCTACGAGGCGACGGCGGACGCCTCGGTGACCTCGGTGCCACAGCTCGAGGCGGCGCCCCCGATGCTCAAGGTAGAGCCCGCGATGCTCAAGACGCTGGACAGTGCGGACTCGGCCCCGGAAACCGCGCCGGAGGCCCCGCAGTGGTTCACCGACTTCGCCAAGTGGCTCGAAGGCTTTGTCCCCCAAGCGCCTTATCCCGACAGCAGCCAGTATCCGCTCTACGTCGAGCTGCAGGAGTTCTTCAACAAGATCGGCTACACCGGTATCCCGGATCCGCTGGCCGATTTCTTCGCCGGGCTGCAGAACGGATCGAATCTGCTGCCACCAATCGGGGTGCCAGGGTCGTGGCTGGGTTGGACCGGCAACCCGTTGAGCTATCTCAACCCCGCCACCCTGGCCTATATCTTCTCGGTGCCACTGGACCCGGTGTCCTATATCGTGTTCACCAGCAAGGTGATCATCGACGACCTGATCGCGGTCCTGTACACCGCGCTGTTCAATCCCCAGGCCCTGGGTGTGGTCATCCCCCTGGTGATGGTGGAGATCATCGGGTCCACGATCGGCAACACCATCCAGTTGCTCAACTACACGATCACCCAGACGGCGTTGCTCCCCGTGTTGCTGCCGGCGCTGGCCGCCACGACCGCGCTGGCCCCGGTCGGAGTGGTCGGCGGCCTGGGAGTCGGGGCGCTGGCGCACCATGCGACGACGGAGGCCGTGGTGCCGCCGCCTTCGCCCGCGCCGCCGTCAGCCGGCCTGACAATGGCTCAGCCGTCGCCTTCTGCACCGGCCCCTGCCCCGGCCCCCACGCCGGCCCCGCCGCCGACGCCGACGCCTACCCCAGCTCCCGCACCGCCGCCTGCCCCGCCGCCGACGCCGGCTGGCCCACCTTCGGTGTCCATGCCCGCCTACGGGTACATGGTCGGCGGCTTGGACATGGGTGCCCGTCGCGCGGCGGGGAGCAGAACCCGCAAGAAGGCGGCCTCCAAGCCGGCCGCCGACGAAGCTGATGTGGCCGAGCCTGAGGAAGATGCTGCGGCACCGCGTCATCGCCGGCGCCGGGAGAAAGTCGGGATGCACGGGCGCGGGCACAAGTACATGTACCTGGATCAGGACCTGGCGCCCGATCCGGTGGCCATGCCCTCGGACCGCGGCGCCGGAAGCCTCGGCTTCGCCGGTTCCGCCCCGCGCGAGGGCACCGCGCCACCGGCCGGGCTTGCCAAGCTGGCCGGGGACGAGTTCGGCGGTGGCGCTGTCAGTCCAATGCTTCCGAACACCTGGCCGGCCGACGGGGACAACGGCTAA
- a CDS encoding flotillin family protein, whose amino-acid sequence MSLLLIVVLVAIAAILILVVLPLVYVKNYIKVPPNEVAVFTGRGTPKVVRGGARFRMPGIERVDIMSLEPFNVSINLQNALSNNGVPVNVEAVGLVRIGSADEAVQTAVQRFLTSDLNELQRQINEILAGSLRGITATMTVEDLNSNRDSLARSVVEEAGGDLARIGMEVDVLKIAGISDANDYLKSLGQRRIAEVKRDATVGTAEAERDAQIQSAKARQEGSIAQAEADTAIATANQKRDVELARLRAQTEAENAQADQAGPLANARAQKDVGIATEQAEAARVQARIEVEQRRAEQAQAALQADVIAPAEAKRQADIAIAEGQRQSTILAAEAAAETERRKGQAEADARKAAADALRVEKQAEADSLQAKLVAEAAGKKELADALRVEQQAEAAGIEAKLLAEANGKKEIAAALNGYTAEAARLLMLPDVLASVVKATEAAAAPLAEIDRLSIIGGSGDTQGAVGSLLGISPLAVANILESLKASGIDVAAMLNRNADKADAQD is encoded by the coding sequence GTGTCCCTGCTGCTCATCGTCGTCCTCGTCGCCATCGCCGCGATCCTGATCCTGGTGGTCCTGCCGCTGGTCTACGTGAAGAACTACATCAAGGTGCCGCCCAACGAGGTGGCCGTGTTCACCGGACGCGGCACCCCCAAGGTGGTCCGCGGCGGCGCCCGGTTCCGGATGCCCGGCATCGAGCGGGTGGACATCATGAGCCTGGAACCGTTCAACGTCAGCATCAACCTGCAGAACGCGCTGTCCAACAACGGTGTGCCGGTCAACGTCGAGGCCGTCGGACTGGTGCGCATCGGTTCGGCCGACGAGGCCGTGCAGACCGCGGTGCAGCGCTTCCTGACCTCCGACCTCAACGAGTTGCAGCGTCAGATCAACGAGATCCTGGCCGGCAGCCTGCGCGGCATCACCGCGACCATGACCGTGGAGGACCTCAACTCCAACCGCGACAGCCTGGCCCGCAGCGTGGTCGAGGAGGCCGGCGGTGACCTGGCCCGGATCGGCATGGAGGTCGACGTCCTCAAGATCGCCGGCATCTCCGACGCCAACGACTACCTGAAGTCGCTCGGCCAGCGCCGCATCGCCGAGGTCAAGCGGGACGCCACGGTCGGCACCGCCGAGGCCGAGCGCGACGCCCAGATCCAGTCGGCCAAGGCCCGCCAGGAGGGGTCCATCGCGCAGGCCGAGGCCGACACCGCGATCGCCACCGCCAACCAGAAGCGCGACGTCGAGCTGGCCCGGCTGCGCGCGCAGACCGAGGCCGAGAACGCCCAGGCCGACCAGGCCGGACCGCTGGCCAACGCCCGCGCCCAGAAGGACGTCGGCATTGCCACGGAGCAGGCCGAGGCGGCCCGGGTGCAGGCCCGCATCGAGGTGGAGCAGCGCCGCGCCGAACAGGCCCAGGCTGCCCTGCAGGCCGACGTGATCGCACCTGCCGAGGCGAAGCGACAGGCCGACATCGCGATCGCCGAAGGCCAGCGCCAGTCCACGATCCTGGCCGCCGAGGCCGCAGCCGAGACCGAGCGGCGCAAGGGTCAGGCCGAGGCCGACGCCCGCAAGGCGGCCGCCGACGCCCTTCGGGTGGAGAAGCAGGCCGAGGCCGACAGCCTGCAGGCCAAGCTCGTCGCCGAGGCCGCCGGTAAGAAGGAACTGGCCGACGCCCTGCGGGTCGAGCAACAGGCCGAGGCCGCCGGTATCGAAGCCAAACTGCTGGCCGAGGCCAACGGTAAGAAGGAGATCGCCGCGGCGCTCAACGGCTACACGGCCGAGGCTGCGCGCCTGCTGATGCTTCCCGACGTGCTCGCCTCGGTGGTCAAGGCGACCGAGGCGGCGGCCGCACCGCTGGCCGAGATCGACCGGCTGTCGATCATCGGCGGGTCTGGCGACACCCAGGGCGCGGTCGGGAGCCTGCTCGGCATCAGCCCGCTCGCGGTGGCCAACATCCTGGAGTCGCTCAAGGCCTCGGGCATCGACGTGGCGGCCATGCTCAACCGGAATGCTGACAAGGCCGACGCGCAGGACTGA
- the infA gene encoding translation initiation factor IF-1 encodes MAKKDGAIEVEGRVVEPLPNAMFRIELENGHKVLAHISGKMRQHYIRILPEDRVVVELSPYDLSRGRIVYRYK; translated from the coding sequence ATGGCCAAGAAAGACGGTGCCATCGAGGTCGAGGGTCGCGTGGTCGAGCCTCTGCCCAATGCGATGTTCCGCATTGAGCTGGAGAACGGACACAAGGTCTTGGCCCACATCAGCGGCAAGATGCGGCAGCACTACATCCGCATCCTGCCCGAGGACCGCGTAGTGGTGGAGCTCTCGCCCTACGACCTGTCCCGGGGCCGCATCGTGTACCGGTACAAGTGA
- the rpmJ gene encoding 50S ribosomal protein L36 yields the protein MKVNPSVKPICDKCRVIRRHGRVMVICSDPRHKQRQG from the coding sequence GTGAAGGTGAACCCGAGCGTCAAGCCCATCTGCGATAAGTGCAGGGTGATCCGCCGGCATGGGCGGGTCATGGTGATCTGCAGCGATCCCCGCCACAAGCAGCGGCAGGGCTGA
- the rpsM gene encoding 30S ribosomal protein S13, whose translation MARLVGVDLPRDKRMEIALTYIYGIGRTRSNEILAATGIDKNMRTKDLTDDQVTVLRDYIEGNLKVEGDLRREVQADIRRKIEIGCYQGLRHRRGLPVRGQRTKTNARTRKGPKRTIAGKKKAR comes from the coding sequence ATGGCACGCCTCGTAGGCGTTGATCTTCCGCGCGACAAGCGCATGGAGATCGCGCTGACCTACATCTACGGCATCGGCCGTACCCGTTCGAACGAGATCCTCGCCGCGACGGGCATCGACAAGAACATGCGCACCAAGGACCTGACCGACGATCAGGTGACCGTTCTGCGCGATTACATCGAAGGCAACCTCAAGGTTGAGGGTGACCTGCGCCGCGAGGTGCAGGCCGACATTCGCCGCAAGATCGAGATCGGCTGCTACCAGGGCCTGCGGCACCGCCGCGGTCTGCCGGTGCGTGGCCAGCGGACCAAGACCAACGCGCGTACCCGCAAGGGCCCGAAGCGCACCATCGCCGGCAAGAAGAAGGCTAGGTAA
- the rpsK gene encoding 30S ribosomal protein S11: protein MAPPKKAAGAKRGKTTRRREKKNVPHGAAHIKSTFNNTIVSITDPQGNVIAWASSGHVGFKGSRKSTPFAAQLAAENAARKAQEHGVKKVDVFVKGPGSGRETAIRSLQAAGLEVGAISDVTPQPHNGCRPPKRRRV, encoded by the coding sequence ATGGCACCACCGAAGAAGGCCGCGGGCGCCAAGCGCGGCAAGACCACCCGTCGCCGGGAAAAGAAGAACGTCCCGCACGGCGCTGCGCACATCAAGAGCACGTTCAACAACACGATCGTCTCGATCACCGATCCCCAGGGCAACGTCATCGCCTGGGCGTCGTCGGGTCACGTCGGCTTCAAGGGTTCGCGCAAGTCGACCCCGTTCGCCGCACAGCTGGCCGCCGAGAACGCTGCGCGCAAGGCGCAGGAGCACGGCGTGAAGAAGGTCGACGTGTTCGTGAAGGGTCCGGGTTCGGGCCGCGAGACCGCCATCCGCTCGCTGCAGGCCGCAGGCCTCGAGGTGGGCGCGATTTCCGACGTCACCCCGCAGCCGCACAACGGCTGCCGTCCGCCCAAGCGGCGCCGGGTCTAG
- the rpsD gene encoding 30S ribosomal protein S4 — translation MARYTGPATRKSRRLGVDLVGGDQSFEKRPYPPGQHGRARIKESEYRTQLQEKQKARFTYGVLEKQFRKYYEEANRQSGKTGENLLQILESRLDNVVYRAGLARTRRMARQLVSHGHFTVNGVKVNIPSYRVSQYDIIDIKEKSLNTLPFEVARQTAGERPVPSWLQVVGERQRILVHQLPERAQIQVPLTEQLIVEFYSK, via the coding sequence ATGGCACGTTACACCGGCCCCGCCACCCGCAAGTCGCGTCGTCTCGGCGTCGACCTGGTCGGCGGAGATCAGTCGTTCGAGAAGCGCCCCTACCCGCCCGGCCAGCACGGCCGCGCGCGGATCAAGGAGAGCGAATACCGCACCCAGCTGCAGGAGAAGCAGAAGGCTCGCTTCACCTACGGCGTGCTGGAGAAGCAGTTCCGCAAGTACTACGAAGAGGCCAACCGCCAGTCGGGTAAGACCGGCGAGAACCTGCTCCAGATCCTGGAGAGCCGCCTGGACAACGTGGTGTACCGCGCCGGCCTGGCGCGCACCCGCCGGATGGCCCGTCAGCTGGTCAGCCACGGCCACTTCACCGTCAACGGTGTCAAGGTGAACATCCCGAGCTACCGGGTGTCGCAGTACGACATCATCGACATCAAGGAGAAGTCGCTCAACACCCTGCCGTTCGAGGTTGCTCGGCAGACCGCTGGTGAGCGTCCGGTCCCGTCGTGGCTGCAGGTCGTGGGGGAGCGTCAGCGCATCCTCGTGCACCAGCTGCCCGAGCGCGCCCAGATCCAGGTGCCGCTCACCGAACAGCTCATCGTCGAGTTCTACTCGAAGTAA